The Spirochaetaceae bacterium genomic sequence TCCAAGCTGGCGGTGTTCGGGGAGACCCTGGCCGAGCTGCTCGCCAACCGCCACAAGGTGCTGGTGTTCTCGCAGTTCGTGAGCCACCTGAAGCTGATCGAGACCTGGCTGCGCAAGGAGGGGATCGGCTACCAGTACCTGGACGGCAGCACCGCGGTCGGCGCCCGGCGCGAGCGCATCGCCGCGTTCCAGGCCGGGCAGGGCGACGTGTTCCTGATCTCGCTGACCGCCGGCGGGGTGGGGTTGAACCTGACCGCCGCCGACTACGTCATCCACATGGACCCGTGGTGGAACCCGGCGGTGGAGGACCAGGCGTCCGACCGCGCCCACCGCATCGGCCAGACCCGCCCGGTCACCATCTACCGGCTGGTCACCAAGGGCACCATCGAGGAACAGATCGTCGACCTGCACCATCACAAGCGCGACCTCGCCGACCGCCTGCTCGAAGCCGGCGACACCCCCGCCCGCCTCGACCCCGCCGAACTGCTCGCCCTGCTCCGCCACCCTCCCGCCTGACCGGACGCGGCTTCAGCCGTCCTCAGGCGCCGGCGGGCGTCTCGGCGCCGACGCCGCCAAGTCGATCCAAACCTGTGCTAAGCCGGTCTATGCCTGGCAACGAACGAAACGGCCGGCAGGGTGTCGACGGATCCGCCGCGGGTTCGGTCCGCGACGGAAGTGGTCAGCGGCCGGGTCGGTGGTGCACACACCGGCGGTACGTCCACGCGCCAAACTGGCTCAGGTCCCGTCCGAGTTCCCTGCGGCGACGCCGCTCCCTCCGGCCGGCGCCGCGCCCACGCGGGCCAGGAAGTCGGCGCTGGTGTCGCATTGCACCAGCCAATCGCCGATGTCGGCCAGACGCTCGGTGTCGGTAATCGGTGCCAGCAGCTCTGCCAGACGGGCGGCGGTGTCCGCGCCGTAGCGCGACGCCGCCATTCGGCACAGCAGCGCCCGTTCGGCCTGGAGTCCTTGTTCGAGGCCGCGCTCAAGGCCCCGCTCAAGGCCCTGCTCAAGGCCCTGCTCAAGACCCTGCTCAAGACCCCGCTCAAGACCCCGCTCAAGACCCTGCTCGAGGCCCTGCTCGAGGCCCTGCTCAAGGCCCTGCTCAAGGCCCTGCTCAAGGCCTTCCTTCAGCCACTCCTTGGGCCACTCGGCCGCTCGTTCTACCAACGTCATGCTCACGTCCTCCAACTTCCGTATCGGCGGCAACTCCACCCCGCGCGGCACCAGCCGCTCCACGATCTGCCGCATCCAGTCCGCAAACGCCCGCCGCACCTGCACACGGGGGAAAGCGAAAATGCGCTTGTAGTTCTCGTCGTGCATCGCGTCCGGCAGAAACATGGTGCGTTGCATGCGCTCGTTGCAAGCGCCGCCGCGCGGACCTCTTGAACAGCGCATCGCTGAGCAGCGCAGGGCGGGTAAGCGCCGGGCGGGGGTAACCGCCGGCGATCGCTGATCTGCCGGACAGCGCAACGAGAATCACCAGAATCACGCCCGGTCGGCAGGCGGGGCGAGTATCGGTACACTGGGAACGTGGTGGATCGCCGTGATCGATGACCGAGCGACCGTGCCGGCCGAGCCTGACGACGATGGCGGCAAGCCGACCGCGTACGGCGTGCCGAAGCTCAGGCGGCAGGTGTTGCAGAAGCTGGCGGACGCCTTTGCCGACGACAACCTGGAGCTGGCCGAGTACGAGCGCCGGGTGCGGGCCGCCGAGCTGGCCACCACCATCGGCGAGCTGGAGGCCGTGGTCGCCGACTTTCCGGGCGACGGCGTACGCGAACCACGGGCGACCGGGGCGGTGGCCGCGGCCGGTGCCGCGGTTACCGTGATGGGCGACCGGGAGATGGAAGTCCACGAGGCAGGCGATGTCCCGAGCTTCGTGATCAACGTCATGGGCAATACCCGCATCGACCTGAGCGCGGCGCCGCCTGGGGTGTACGACTTGCGCATCTGCTCCGTGATGGGCGACGTGCAGGTGGCCGTTCCGCCCGGCAGCCAGGTCAACCGCACGCTGTGGAGCATGATGAGCGACGTGAAAACGCGCCCGTCGAAGGCCAAACGTCCGGCCGCGGCACGCTTCAACAGTCACCAGGTCAATCTTGCCGGATTCA encodes the following:
- a CDS encoding DUF1707 domain-containing protein, with the translated sequence MIDDRATVPAEPDDDGGKPTAYGVPKLRRQVLQKLADAFADDNLELAEYERRVRAAELATTIGELEAVVADFPGDGVREPRATGAVAAAGAAVTVMGDREMEVHEAGDVPSFVINVMGNTRIDLSAAPPGVYDLRICSVMGDVQVAVPPGSQVNRTLWSMMSDVKTRPSKAKRPAAARFNSHQVNLAGFSLMSDVIIREEQT